In Nothobranchius furzeri strain GRZ-AD chromosome 18, NfurGRZ-RIMD1, whole genome shotgun sequence, a single genomic region encodes these proteins:
- the brms1la gene encoding breast cancer metastasis-suppressor 1-like protein-A, which translates to MPVHRDREKKENIAEDMELEEQEHEASTSDEEDSETSSVSEDGESSEMDEEDCERRRMECLDEMATLEKQFNDLKDQLYRERLSQVSSKLAEVEGGRAAEYLEPLTVLLENMQVRTKVAGIYKELCLESIKNKYDCEIQAACQHWESEKLLLFDTVQSELEEKIRRLEEDRHNIDITSELWNDELSGRKKRRDALSPEKKKRRPSVVSGPYIVYMLPDLDILEDWTAIRKAVATLGPHRGKSDSDGCMFPVRSERNRPVLNC; encoded by the exons ATGCCAGTGCACCGTGACAGAGAGAAGAAAGAGAATATCGCTGAAGATATGGAGCTGGAGGAGCAGGAGCACGAAGCATCCACCTCAGACGAAGAGGATTCTGAAACCTCGTCTGTTTCTGAGGATGGAGAGAGCTCCG AAATGGATGAGGAGGACTGTGAGCGGAGGCGGATGGAGTGTCTGGATGAAATGGCCACCTTGGAGAAACAGTTTAATGATCTCAAAGACCA GTTATATCGAGAGCGTCTGAGTCAGGTGAGTAGCAAGCTGGCAGAGGTGGAGGGTGGCCGGGCAGCAGAATATCTGGAGCCTCTGACTGTTCTGCTGGAGAACATGCAAGTTCGCACCAAGGTGGCAG GAATCTACAAAGAGTTGTGTTTGGAGTCTATTAAAAACAAATATGACTGTGAAATCCAGGCTGCATGCCAACACTGGGAG AGTGAGAAACTGCTGCTGTTTGATACGGTGCAGAGTGAGCTGGAGGAGAAAATTAGAAGACTTGAAGAGGACAGACACAACATAGACATCACATCAG AGCTGTGGAATGATGAGTTATCTGGCAGGAAGAAAAGGCGAGATGCTTTAAGTCCAGAAAAGAAGAAGAGACGGCCTTCTGTGGTGTCTG GTCCATATATTGTGTATATGCTACCGGATCTGGACATTCTGGAAGACTGGACAGCTATCAGAAAG GCCGTGGCCACGCTGGGACCCCACAGAGGGAAGTCTGACTCTGACGGCTGCATGTTTCCTGTCAGATCTGAGAGAAACCGACCCGTTCTCAACTGCTGA